A genomic window from Lotus japonicus ecotype B-129 chromosome 1, LjGifu_v1.2 includes:
- the LOC130730655 gene encoding oligopeptide transporter 1-like isoform X2: protein MAATLPTRSIQVPFTTWSFSLNPGPFSLKEHVLITIFASSGSSGVYAINIITIVKAFYHRSIHPVAAYLLALSTQMLGYGWAGIFRKFLVDSPYMWWPENLVQVSLFRAFHEKEKRPKGGSTRLQYFFLVFVASFAYYIVPGYFFQTLSTISFVCLIWKDSITAQQIGSGMKGLGIGSFALDWNTVAGFLGSPLAVPGFAIMNSLAGFVLFIYVVIPLSYWTNLYDAKKFPLISSHTFDSTGETYNVTRILNPKSFDIDMDSYNNYSKIYLSITFAFGYGLSFATLTATISHVALFHGKMIFQMWKKTASAVKAQLGDVHTRIMKKNYEQVPEWWFVSILILMVMMALVACEGFGKQLQLPWWGVLLSLAIASVFTLPIGVIQATTNMSSGLNVITELVIGYMYPGKPLANVAFKTYGHISMVQALAFLGDFKLGHYMKIAPKSMFVVQLVGTVIASSVHFATAWWLLTSIENICDEALLPKGSPWTCPGDDVFYNASIIWGVVGPKRMFTKDGIYPGMNWFFLFGLLAPVPVWLLSRRFPNQKWIKLINIPIITAGASSIPPARSVNYIMWGIVGIFFNFYVYRKFKAWWARHTYILSAALDAGVAFMGLILYFALQSNGIFGPEWWGLDADHCPLARCPTDSGVYAQGCPALELPS from the coding sequence ATGGCTGCAACACTTCCCACAAGATCAATTCAAGTCCCATTCACAACCTGGTCTTTTTCACTGAATCCAGGGCCATTCTCTTTGAAGGAACATGTTCTGATCACCATATTTGCTAGCTCTGGATCAAGTGGTGTTTATGCAATCAACATCATCACAATTGTGAAGGCTTTCTATCATAGAAGCATCCACCCTGTAGCTGCTTATTTGTTAGCACTATCAACACAGATGCTTGGGTATGGATGGGCTGGGATTTTCAGAAAATTCCTTGTTGACTCCCCTTACATGTGGTGGCCTGAAAACCTTGTGCAGGTGTCACTCTTCAGGGCATttcatgaaaaagaaaaaaggccTAAAGGAGGAAGCACAAGGCTGCAATACTTTTTCCTAGTCTTCGTAGCGAGCTTCGCGTATTATATCGTTCCCGGGTACTTTTTCCAAACATTATCAACCATCTCCTTTGTTTGCTTGATTTGGAAAGACTCCATCACCGCACAACAGATCGGTTCAGGCATGAAAGGCCTTGGAATCGGCTCATTTGCCCTTGATTGGAACACTGTGGCTGGCTTCTTAGGAAGCCCTTTGGCTGTGCCTGGCTTTGCCATCATGAACTCATTAGCTGGGTTTGTTCTGTTTATATATGTTGTGATTCCACTCTCCTATTGGACCAATTTATATGATGCTAAGAAGTTCCCCCTTATTAGTTCTCACACATTTGACTCCACTGGTGAAACATATAACGTTACTCGGATTCTAAACCCCAAATCTTTTGACATTGATATGGACAGTTACAACAATTATAGCAAGATCTATCTTAGTATCACATTTGCATTTGGTTATGGACTGAGTTTTGCAACTCTGACTGCCACGATTTCACATGTTGCCCTCTTCCATGGAAAAATGATTTTCCAGATGTGGAAGAAGACAGCAAGTGCGGTAAAAGCGCAGCTCGGAGACGTGCATACAAGAATCATGAAGAAAAACTATGAACAGGTCCCTGAATGGTGGTTTGTCTCCATTTTGATTCTGATGGTCATGATGGCCTTGGTAGCTTGTGAAGGCTTTGGCAAGCAGCTCCAACTTCCATGGTGGGGAGTCTTGCTTTCTCTAGCAATTGCATCAGTTTTCACCTTGCCAATTGGGGTCATTCAAGCAACAACAAACATGAGCTCAGGTCTTAATGTGATCACAGAGCTGGTAATTGGTTATATGTACCCAGGAAAGCCTCTTGCTAATGTAGCTTTCAAGACTTATGGCCATATCAGCATGGTCCAAGCACTTGCCTTTCTTGGTGATTTCAAATTAGGACACTATATGAAAATTGCTCCAAAATCCATGTTCGTTGTGCAGCTAGTAGGCACAGTGATTGCTTCTTCTGTTCACTTTGCCACAGCATGGTGGCTTCTCACATCCATTGAGAACATTTGTGATGAAGCATTGTTGCCAAAGGGTAGTCCTTGGACCTGCCCTGGTGATGATGTGTTTTACAATGCTTCCATCATATGGGGAGTGGTAGGGCCAAAGAGAATGTTCACCAAGGATGGTATCTACCCTGGGATGAACTGGTTTTTCCTATTTGGTCTACTTGCACCTGTTCCAGTGTGGCTTCTCTCTAGAAGGTTTCCCAACCAAAAGTGGATTAAGCTCATTAACATTCCTATTATCACTGCAGGTGCATCCAGCATCCCACCAGCGAGGTCTGTGAATTACATCATGTGGGGCATTGTTGGAATCTTCTTCAATTTCTATGTTTATAGAAAGTTCAAGGCATGGTGGGCTAGGCACACTTACATACTCTCAGCTGCTTTGGATGCTGGAGTTGCTTTTATGGGTTTGATCCTTTATTTTGCACTTCAATCTAATGGTATTTTTGGTCCAGAATGGTGGGGTCTTGATGCAGATCACTGCCCTTTAGCTAGATGCCCCACAGATTCAGGTGTATATGCCCAAGGATGCCCTGCTCTGGAACTTCCCTCTTAG
- the LOC130730655 gene encoding oligopeptide transporter 5-like isoform X1 has protein sequence MEEKASPHSSQQFISITAPLLDSEKGATSSRGVSNIEDADKDQYNVNDSPIEQVRLTVPITDDPTQPALTFRTWILGLASCVLLAFVNQFLDYRTNPLKISSVAAQIITLPLGKLMAATLPTRSIQVPFTTWSFSLNPGPFSLKEHVLITIFASSGSSGVYAINIITIVKAFYHRSIHPVAAYLLALSTQMLGYGWAGIFRKFLVDSPYMWWPENLVQVSLFRAFHEKEKRPKGGSTRLQYFFLVFVASFAYYIVPGYFFQTLSTISFVCLIWKDSITAQQIGSGMKGLGIGSFALDWNTVAGFLGSPLAVPGFAIMNSLAGFVLFIYVVIPLSYWTNLYDAKKFPLISSHTFDSTGETYNVTRILNPKSFDIDMDSYNNYSKIYLSITFAFGYGLSFATLTATISHVALFHGKMIFQMWKKTASAVKAQLGDVHTRIMKKNYEQVPEWWFVSILILMVMMALVACEGFGKQLQLPWWGVLLSLAIASVFTLPIGVIQATTNMSSGLNVITELVIGYMYPGKPLANVAFKTYGHISMVQALAFLGDFKLGHYMKIAPKSMFVVQLVGTVIASSVHFATAWWLLTSIENICDEALLPKGSPWTCPGDDVFYNASIIWGVVGPKRMFTKDGIYPGMNWFFLFGLLAPVPVWLLSRRFPNQKWIKLINIPIITAGASSIPPARSVNYIMWGIVGIFFNFYVYRKFKAWWARHTYILSAALDAGVAFMGLILYFALQSNGIFGPEWWGLDADHCPLARCPTDSGVYAQGCPALELPS, from the exons ATGGAGGAGAAAGCATCACCTCATTCTTCACAGCAATTCATATCCATTACAGCCCCTCTTCTTGACTCAGAGAAG GGAGCTACATCAAGCAGAGGAGTGTCTAACATAGAGGATGCAGATAAAGATCAATACAACGTTAATGACTCTCCAATTGAGCAAGTGAGGCTAACAGTTCCAATCACAGATGACCCTACACAGCCAGCTCTAACATTTAGGACATGGATTCTAGGGTTAGCATCATGTGTGCTCCTTGCATTTGTAAACCAATTTTTGGACTACAGAACCAACCCTCTGAAAATATCTTCTGTTGCAGCTCAGATTATTACACTCCCACTTGGGAAATTGATGGCTGCAACACTTCCCACAAGATCAATTCAAGTCCCATTCACAACCTGGTCTTTTTCACTGAATCCAGGGCCATTCTCTTTGAAGGAACATGTTCTGATCACCATATTTGCTAGCTCTGGATCAAGTGGTGTTTATGCAATCAACATCATCACAATTGTGAAGGCTTTCTATCATAGAAGCATCCACCCTGTAGCTGCTTATTTGTTAGCACTATCAACACAGATGCTTGGGTATGGATGGGCTGGGATTTTCAGAAAATTCCTTGTTGACTCCCCTTACATGTGGTGGCCTGAAAACCTTGTGCAGGTGTCACTCTTCAGGGCATttcatgaaaaagaaaaaaggccTAAAGGAGGAAGCACAAGGCTGCAATACTTTTTCCTAGTCTTCGTAGCGAGCTTCGCGTATTATATCGTTCCCGGGTACTTTTTCCAAACATTATCAACCATCTCCTTTGTTTGCTTGATTTGGAAAGACTCCATCACCGCACAACAGATCGGTTCAGGCATGAAAGGCCTTGGAATCGGCTCATTTGCCCTTGATTGGAACACTGTGGCTGGCTTCTTAGGAAGCCCTTTGGCTGTGCCTGGCTTTGCCATCATGAACTCATTAGCTGGGTTTGTTCTGTTTATATATGTTGTGATTCCACTCTCCTATTGGACCAATTTATATGATGCTAAGAAGTTCCCCCTTATTAGTTCTCACACATTTGACTCCACTGGTGAAACATATAACGTTACTCGGATTCTAAACCCCAAATCTTTTGACATTGATATGGACAGTTACAACAATTATAGCAAGATCTATCTTAGTATCACATTTGCATTTGGTTATGGACTGAGTTTTGCAACTCTGACTGCCACGATTTCACATGTTGCCCTCTTCCATGGAAAAATGATTTTCCAGATGTGGAAGAAGACAGCAAGTGCGGTAAAAGCGCAGCTCGGAGACGTGCATACAAGAATCATGAAGAAAAACTATGAACAGGTCCCTGAATGGTGGTTTGTCTCCATTTTGATTCTGATGGTCATGATGGCCTTGGTAGCTTGTGAAGGCTTTGGCAAGCAGCTCCAACTTCCATGGTGGGGAGTCTTGCTTTCTCTAGCAATTGCATCAGTTTTCACCTTGCCAATTGGGGTCATTCAAGCAACAACAAACATGAGCTCAGGTCTTAATGTGATCACAGAGCTGGTAATTGGTTATATGTACCCAGGAAAGCCTCTTGCTAATGTAGCTTTCAAGACTTATGGCCATATCAGCATGGTCCAAGCACTTGCCTTTCTTGGTGATTTCAAATTAGGACACTATATGAAAATTGCTCCAAAATCCATGTTCGTTGTGCAGCTAGTAGGCACAGTGATTGCTTCTTCTGTTCACTTTGCCACAGCATGGTGGCTTCTCACATCCATTGAGAACATTTGTGATGAAGCATTGTTGCCAAAGGGTAGTCCTTGGACCTGCCCTGGTGATGATGTGTTTTACAATGCTTCCATCATATGGGGAGTGGTAGGGCCAAAGAGAATGTTCACCAAGGATGGTATCTACCCTGGGATGAACTGGTTTTTCCTATTTGGTCTACTTGCACCTGTTCCAGTGTGGCTTCTCTCTAGAAGGTTTCCCAACCAAAAGTGGATTAAGCTCATTAACATTCCTATTATCACTGCAGGTGCATCCAGCATCCCACCAGCGAGGTCTGTGAATTACATCATGTGGGGCATTGTTGGAATCTTCTTCAATTTCTATGTTTATAGAAAGTTCAAGGCATGGTGGGCTAGGCACACTTACATACTCTCAGCTGCTTTGGATGCTGGAGTTGCTTTTATGGGTTTGATCCTTTATTTTGCACTTCAATCTAATGGTATTTTTGGTCCAGAATGGTGGGGTCTTGATGCAGATCACTGCCCTTTAGCTAGATGCCCCACAGATTCAGGTGTATATGCCCAAGGATGCCCTGCTCTGGAACTTCCCTCTTAG